One Oceanicoccus sagamiensis genomic region harbors:
- a CDS encoding SDR family oxidoreductase yields MPDETLKRVLVAGATGYLGKFAVQAYKQAGYHVRVLTRSEERLHEAGPFTAPALSKADYDEVFVGEITKPETLTGMLDDIDVVFSCVGISRQRDGLTFEQVDYQCNKNLIDLCEQSTVKRFTYVSMQGAENIMQLAITQAHEKVVDALKASSIDYRIVRPCGYFSDMGAIYDMAKSGRAFLVGPGNNKMNPIHGRDLAKACVEITEGDELQAEVGGPDIMTQREAVEMCFEVVGKPAKIHAIPMWLAWGVVKFIRLLSNQFGDLAEFIVTAGEIDGVGPKRGTTSLRSYFENLHAGKTDA; encoded by the coding sequence TAGGCAAATTTGCCGTACAAGCTTATAAGCAGGCTGGCTATCATGTGCGAGTGCTTACCCGCAGCGAAGAACGCCTACACGAAGCAGGCCCATTTACCGCCCCAGCCCTGAGCAAAGCGGATTATGACGAGGTGTTTGTTGGTGAAATTACTAAACCTGAAACGCTAACAGGCATGCTGGACGATATTGATGTAGTGTTCTCCTGTGTTGGCATCTCCAGACAGCGAGATGGCCTGACCTTTGAGCAGGTGGACTACCAGTGCAATAAAAACCTGATTGACCTCTGCGAACAGTCTACTGTTAAGCGCTTTACCTATGTCTCTATGCAGGGTGCGGAAAATATTATGCAACTGGCCATTACTCAGGCCCATGAAAAGGTGGTTGATGCTTTAAAAGCCTCCTCAATCGACTATCGTATTGTGCGCCCCTGTGGTTACTTCTCGGATATGGGTGCCATTTACGATATGGCAAAAAGCGGCCGAGCGTTTTTAGTTGGCCCAGGCAATAATAAAATGAACCCCATCCATGGCCGTGACCTGGCCAAAGCCTGTGTTGAGATTACCGAGGGCGACGAACTGCAAGCCGAAGTGGGCGGCCCAGATATTATGACTCAGCGTGAAGCGGTAGAAATGTGCTTTGAGGTGGTGGGCAAACCGGCAAAAATTCACGCCATCCCTATGTGGCTTGCCTGGGGCGTGGTTAAATTTATCCGGCTATTATCAAACCAGTTTGGCGATCTGGCAGAATTTATTGTCACCGCCGGTGAAATCGATGGTGTTGGCCCCAAACGTGGCACCACAAGCTTACGTAGCTATTTTGAAAACTTACATGCGGGCAAAACTGACGCATAA
- a CDS encoding TetR/AcrR family transcriptional regulator: MNLVEQQALERREKILDTVRQCIVEKGVMELTIRDLAEACRVSVPTLYRGFGSKEQLLVEAIRSFFDTQVLGEQLENSGLQGAERVLAIVDLCGKTIADMPEYNQQLFALFMSSDFGARLGWDITESITYYLRQGLSEIAASGDLHDWVDQDILAERLAAQCIISAMEFCGGDLSTDGFLAAFGYSVALLMLASCRGETHTVFTLRAQHTQGQSRRQHNPRLNRTPGKVGE; this comes from the coding sequence ATGAATTTAGTGGAACAACAGGCTTTAGAGCGCCGTGAAAAAATCCTCGATACCGTACGCCAGTGTATTGTCGAAAAGGGCGTTATGGAGCTGACTATCCGGGATTTAGCCGAGGCTTGTCGGGTATCTGTACCTACGCTGTACCGTGGCTTTGGCAGTAAAGAACAGCTATTAGTCGAGGCGATTCGCTCGTTTTTTGATACCCAGGTATTAGGTGAGCAATTGGAAAATAGCGGCCTGCAAGGCGCTGAGCGGGTGTTGGCCATTGTGGATCTGTGCGGTAAAACCATTGCCGATATGCCTGAGTATAACCAGCAGCTGTTCGCGCTGTTTATGAGCTCTGACTTTGGTGCCAGATTGGGTTGGGATATTACCGAGTCCATTACCTATTACCTGCGTCAGGGCTTAAGTGAAATTGCTGCCAGCGGTGATCTGCACGACTGGGTCGATCAAGACATACTGGCTGAGCGTCTGGCAGCACAATGTATTATTTCTGCCATGGAGTTCTGTGGCGGCGATCTGTCAACAGACGGCTTTTTAGCGGCCTTTGGTTATAGTGTTGCGCTGCTAATGCTGGCCTCTTGTCGGGGTGAAACCCATACGGTGTTTACTCTGCGGGCGCAGCATACTCAGGGGCAGTCTCGCCGGCAGCATAACCCCCGTTTAAATCGCACACCGGGCAAGGTGGGCGAATAA
- a CDS encoding putative quinol monooxygenase yields the protein MATLWCHIEINEGKEQDFEAVMKEMYRRTHAEEPNCVRYEYFRAAKPNKYYCLLSFTDTVAFWEHQASDYHEGFDFAAMIKSLEMEWVDPVEDGSPLIPTVSTDLPKGASDPVKGASELYTVVIQNWWLQHRKA from the coding sequence ATGGCCACTCTTTGGTGTCACATTGAAATTAACGAAGGTAAAGAGCAAGACTTTGAAGCGGTCATGAAAGAGATGTACCGCAGAACCCATGCCGAAGAGCCTAACTGCGTGCGCTATGAGTACTTCCGCGCTGCCAAGCCCAACAAATATTACTGCCTGCTGAGCTTTACCGATACCGTGGCTTTTTGGGAGCATCAGGCCAGTGACTACCATGAAGGCTTTGATTTTGCCGCGATGATTAAATCCCTGGAGATGGAATGGGTAGACCCGGTAGAAGATGGCAGCCCGCTGATACCCACCGTATCCACCGACCTGCCCAAAGGTGCCAGTGACCCGGTGAAAGGGGCCTCAGAGCTCTATACCGTGGTTATTCAAAACTGGTGGTTACAGCACCGTAAAGCATAA
- a CDS encoding cytochrome P450, with protein MATKPDTINLLDPAVQEDWYPSYSQLQEQAPICFMPDLNMYFVSKYSDVHYIVRHPEIFTNQGGVVSTEPLVTDPEARAIYKEHGFDRMFPLSLDPPHHRKYRKMIDSALSRNGVRKHEPFIHKVVDQLIDQWIDKGQVEFIAEFCDPLPRMVICTLLGLPIEDIPQLIIWSTAWVRVWEGELSKEDQLDVARKGVEFQNYIIEKVREKRAEPQDDLISELANASFEGERPLTDAEIISMIDHLFIGGNETTTFAIASGMWLLLSNPEQLAKVRADRSLIKNMVEEILRLESPTQGMPKITVEDVELSGVKIPKGSIVHVRYAAANRDPDKFECPHAMDVTRKSAGSHMAFSQSIHSCPGATLSRVEIAIAFEHLLDRLDDLEFTPDKNDFAHLPGFVLRALKSLTINFSKVS; from the coding sequence ATGGCGACTAAACCCGACACTATTAATCTGCTGGACCCGGCAGTACAGGAAGATTGGTACCCCTCCTATTCGCAATTACAGGAACAAGCACCGATCTGTTTTATGCCGGATCTGAATATGTACTTCGTCAGTAAATACAGCGATGTGCATTATATTGTTCGCCACCCGGAAATTTTTACCAATCAGGGCGGAGTGGTTTCTACTGAGCCTCTGGTGACAGACCCGGAAGCCCGTGCGATTTATAAAGAGCATGGCTTCGATAGAATGTTCCCTCTGTCGCTGGACCCGCCACACCATAGAAAATACCGCAAAATGATTGATAGCGCGCTGTCACGCAACGGCGTGCGCAAACATGAGCCCTTTATTCATAAGGTTGTCGACCAGCTAATCGATCAGTGGATTGATAAGGGCCAGGTAGAATTTATTGCCGAGTTCTGCGACCCCTTACCCCGCATGGTTATCTGCACATTACTAGGCTTACCGATTGAAGATATTCCGCAACTGATAATCTGGTCCACCGCCTGGGTCAGGGTATGGGAAGGGGAATTAAGCAAAGAAGACCAACTCGATGTCGCCCGCAAAGGGGTAGAGTTCCAAAACTATATTATTGAAAAAGTCCGTGAAAAACGGGCCGAGCCACAGGATGATTTAATCTCTGAACTGGCTAACGCCAGCTTTGAGGGAGAACGCCCACTCACAGATGCTGAAATTATTTCAATGATCGATCATTTGTTTATTGGCGGCAATGAAACCACTACCTTCGCTATTGCCTCGGGGATGTGGCTGTTGCTTAGCAACCCGGAGCAACTGGCAAAAGTTCGCGCAGACCGTTCATTAATCAAGAATATGGTGGAAGAGATTTTAAGATTGGAATCGCCCACCCAGGGCATGCCCAAAATCACCGTTGAAGATGTTGAACTCTCTGGCGTAAAAATTCCTAAGGGCTCCATCGTGCATGTGCGCTATGCCGCCGCCAACCGCGACCCCGACAAATTTGAATGCCCGCATGCCATGGATGTGACCCGTAAAAGTGCCGGTTCACATATGGCTTTTTCCCAGTCTATTCATAGCTGCCCGGGTGCTACCCTATCAAGGGTAGAAATTGCCATTGCCTTTGAGCACCTGTTGGACCGACTGGATGATCTTGAATTTACCCCGGATAAAAATGATTTTGCCCATTTACCCGGCTTTGTTCTAAGGGCATTAAAATCGCTAACGATCAACTTTAGCAAAGTCTCTTAA
- a CDS encoding alpha/beta hydrolase, which yields MYSLIAIILGTLTFAFLLVHFIAYWLVGKTIKQDVAEKLHSTASITVSSKPWLSFAPKENPLKAGMIFHPGGYVDPDAYTHLLSATAEQGILCVAIPGRFRIPILNRFAAAKVMAEHPSIEHWFIAGHSIGGVVCNLFLYGRNTPAIKGMILLGSFCIDRFSLADRQLATLSIYGTEDRLAHKFTRFEKNLPSPYQSMVIKGGNHGQFGSYTHHLHDNPALISREQQQDLTITAVTEFIASVLEQEH from the coding sequence ATGTATTCGTTGATTGCAATCATTCTTGGTACTTTAACCTTTGCGTTTTTATTGGTGCATTTTATCGCTTACTGGCTGGTGGGAAAAACCATCAAGCAGGATGTGGCTGAAAAACTACACTCCACAGCAAGCATAACCGTAAGCAGCAAGCCCTGGTTAAGCTTTGCACCCAAAGAAAACCCTTTAAAAGCCGGGATGATTTTTCACCCCGGCGGCTATGTAGATCCAGACGCCTACACCCATCTACTGTCGGCCACCGCCGAGCAAGGCATTTTATGTGTTGCAATACCGGGACGATTTAGAATTCCTATCCTTAACCGCTTTGCCGCAGCCAAAGTCATGGCCGAGCACCCCTCTATAGAGCATTGGTTTATCGCAGGCCATTCAATTGGCGGGGTCGTGTGTAATTTATTCTTATATGGACGCAACACCCCGGCCATTAAAGGGATGATTTTACTGGGGAGTTTTTGTATTGACCGCTTTAGCCTGGCAGACAGGCAGTTAGCCACACTGAGCATTTACGGCACAGAAGACAGACTGGCGCATAAATTTACCCGCTTTGAAAAAAACCTGCCCTCACCTTATCAGTCGATGGTGATCAAGGGCGGAAATCACGGCCAGTTTGGTTCCTATACCCACCACCTGCATGACAACCCGGCACTTATCAGCCGGGAACAACAGCAAGACTTAACGATTACTGCCGTCACCGAGTTTATTGCATCGGTATTAGAACAAGAACATTAA
- a CDS encoding S8 family serine peptidase encodes MSHIHYVLKSLVILVALQAPTWVHADPGSYFERLQLAPQYEQLKLRTSQEGMVRVIARVKPHQLFTHPDLQMLQGRARLMSAMQQWNIAAQKELADLPLVVYELNQQQLDTLLDSGWIEAVVEDRANRRHLNASRNYIGASSAQTLGYDGDGAAVAILDVGFQVDHSHFSGRVVEEACFSSSSGSRYTSLCPGGQDGSGAGTAEVCGDGDCYHGTHVASIAAGSHGTYRGVAPKADIIMVQVFTRANYSSNCSPLAAPCLLAFDSDVLAGMAYVEGLASSYNIAAVNLSLGSGEYSSECTSSAERNLANQVADLKALGIATIASSGNSEFTNAIARPACIPDVISVGSVRDTGNSVSTFSNSAAFLDFMAPGETIVAAVPTWIFSNGLGGLSGTSMAAPHVSGAYTVLKAIDSSLTVDQITALLKQQATTFTDPRNGLSFPSLRLNTDNDGDGLSFLTELDNGTDPEDAAPTVAISAPSTGLDQLQTLAVNLQGTATDAEEGNLSSSLQWFSSIDGSLGQGSDISVYLSAGSHTITATVSDSQGGSPVLVPSVMVHISPDADDDGMDDNWEAQYGLTDPAADADGDGYSNLQEYQAGFNPTDAAPLASIDAPTTGADFLQATDIGFVGSATDAEDNNAELTASLIWSSNIDGAFGVGSPLTAALSVGSHTITLSVVDSEGAIPVNPPTIQLTVLADVEANGMADIWEAFYGVSDPLADPDGDGVNNLAEYQQGTNPLDAPATITLLAPANSASPHTDGLAIDFLASAIDDNDGDISAVIAWDSDLDGPLGTGSSLSKVLSVGDHTVTLTATDSEGGVAQLVFMLSVVERGDIDGDGSWTSLDVSLLKDHVFGIALLDESLVSRADIAPEVADGELTAADLYALEVLAFGSQQSPADTDLDLLPDSWEASYGLNPNDAADGNDFNSDADTLSNAQEYYYQTSPLLSDSDGDSFNDSDEVAAGFDPLNATVYLNAPELCGDGVDQNGDGLEIGYEDPADPLSNIVCEEVAGVVNYYVYDYSYQTEGQLLFTVDGSGDVTETRYRHDTENLGEIASYFIYHDNIFAELSLWKAVSLTSAPSASDIHQFLIDRNRTESRMHVQLLANGSANYPLDNDQWSGSAHWAVAHESDERRLQGFIIGAVDTPSLRQRFSIANFADVSASGNLQLQISGSDYSHAGHVDMRSRWVVRYYNEAGGLVGSTFVKSYVMDNSWQDRSFLVDVPVGAVEVQVELQMTLIALSKGQSRNAIYNEDVPVYFDNIVVSAVRRNTKSAIADEALRDKVVLYNYSGGTPLQEPHYFLYNDADQQTFQIDDIGLVSETVYDLQGRVSQRLVYSQSVLAALEGWLSFPGHESKELTATDIRAFLGDNPGISSQLDYHYSHTASIGQTRVIDFSEIVNASVGTSVEFEAVVNVVDGSVVLDSQAKTITFTPSGHTGNESFDLILADGAETLTITLDFE; translated from the coding sequence ATGAGCCATATCCACTATGTCCTGAAATCGCTAGTTATTCTGGTGGCCTTACAAGCCCCAACCTGGGTCCACGCTGATCCGGGAAGCTACTTCGAGCGTCTTCAATTAGCCCCCCAATACGAACAGCTCAAATTACGCACCTCGCAAGAGGGTATGGTCAGGGTTATCGCCCGTGTTAAACCGCATCAGTTATTTACCCACCCCGATTTACAAATGCTACAGGGGCGGGCTCGGTTAATGAGCGCTATGCAGCAGTGGAATATTGCTGCCCAAAAAGAGTTGGCCGATTTACCGTTGGTGGTTTATGAATTAAATCAACAGCAGTTGGATACTTTGCTGGATAGTGGTTGGATCGAGGCCGTGGTAGAGGATCGTGCTAACAGGCGACACTTAAATGCTTCCCGGAATTATATTGGCGCAAGTAGTGCGCAGACATTGGGCTATGATGGCGATGGGGCGGCAGTTGCTATTCTTGATGTTGGTTTTCAGGTTGACCACAGTCATTTTTCCGGCCGGGTTGTCGAGGAAGCTTGTTTCTCCAGTTCGAGTGGCTCTCGCTATACCAGTCTCTGCCCTGGTGGGCAGGATGGCTCTGGTGCAGGCACTGCTGAAGTGTGTGGCGATGGGGATTGTTATCACGGAACCCATGTTGCCTCGATCGCAGCAGGTAGTCACGGTACTTATAGGGGGGTTGCACCCAAAGCCGATATTATTATGGTGCAGGTTTTTACCCGTGCGAATTATTCAAGCAATTGCTCACCCCTTGCCGCGCCCTGTTTGCTGGCTTTTGACAGTGATGTTTTGGCGGGTATGGCCTATGTTGAAGGCTTGGCTTCTTCTTATAATATTGCCGCCGTTAACCTGAGTCTGGGTAGCGGCGAATACAGCTCAGAATGTACTTCCAGTGCCGAGCGCAATCTAGCGAACCAGGTTGCTGATTTAAAAGCGCTGGGTATAGCAACGATTGCCTCCTCAGGGAATAGTGAGTTTACCAATGCTATTGCCAGACCGGCCTGTATCCCCGATGTTATTTCTGTAGGCAGTGTCCGTGATACCGGTAACTCTGTCAGTACATTTTCTAATAGTGCAGCCTTTTTGGATTTTATGGCACCGGGTGAGACGATAGTGGCTGCTGTTCCCACTTGGATTTTCTCCAATGGCTTGGGTGGCTTATCGGGAACCTCAATGGCTGCCCCTCATGTCTCTGGTGCCTATACCGTCCTTAAGGCGATTGATAGTAGCCTGACGGTTGACCAGATAACGGCTTTACTCAAGCAGCAAGCCACCACCTTTACTGACCCCAGAAACGGCTTAAGCTTTCCAAGTCTGCGGCTGAATACGGATAATGACGGCGATGGCCTCAGTTTTTTAACCGAACTGGATAATGGTACTGACCCGGAAGATGCTGCTCCTACAGTGGCCATCAGTGCGCCGTCAACGGGTCTCGATCAACTGCAAACCCTCGCTGTAAACTTGCAGGGCACGGCGACGGATGCGGAAGAGGGTAATCTGAGTAGCAGCCTTCAGTGGTTCTCCAGTATTGATGGTAGCCTGGGCCAGGGTTCGGATATCAGTGTTTATCTGAGTGCCGGAAGCCATACCATTACAGCCACGGTAAGCGATAGCCAGGGCGGCAGCCCGGTGCTGGTTCCTTCCGTGATGGTGCATATCTCCCCCGATGCTGATGATGACGGCATGGATGATAACTGGGAGGCGCAATACGGTTTAACTGACCCTGCTGCGGATGCAGATGGGGATGGTTATAGCAACTTACAAGAATACCAGGCAGGGTTTAATCCCACCGATGCAGCGCCGTTAGCCAGTATTGATGCGCCAACTACCGGTGCTGATTTTTTACAGGCCACTGATATTGGCTTTGTCGGTTCGGCAACGGATGCAGAAGACAATAATGCTGAACTAACCGCCAGCCTGATCTGGTCTTCCAATATTGATGGTGCGTTTGGTGTGGGCAGTCCTTTGACTGCAGCCTTAAGTGTCGGTAGCCATACCATTACCTTATCCGTTGTTGATTCCGAAGGCGCCATACCGGTTAATCCTCCGACCATACAGCTCACCGTTTTAGCGGATGTGGAAGCCAATGGCATGGCTGATATTTGGGAGGCCTTTTATGGCGTCAGTGATCCGCTGGCTGACCCCGATGGCGACGGGGTGAATAATTTAGCGGAATACCAACAGGGTACCAACCCTCTGGATGCCCCGGCCACGATAACACTCTTGGCCCCTGCTAATAGTGCCAGCCCCCATACCGATGGCCTCGCCATTGATTTTTTAGCTTCGGCTATTGATGATAACGATGGTGATATCAGTGCGGTCATTGCATGGGACTCTGATCTTGACGGCCCATTAGGTACCGGTAGTAGCCTGAGTAAGGTCTTATCGGTTGGCGATCATACCGTGACGCTGACAGCGACCGATAGTGAAGGGGGCGTGGCCCAGTTAGTGTTTATGCTGAGTGTTGTCGAAAGAGGTGATATTGATGGCGATGGCAGTTGGACCAGCTTGGATGTCAGTCTGTTAAAAGACCATGTGTTCGGTATTGCCTTGCTGGATGAGTCTCTGGTTTCCCGTGCTGATATTGCTCCTGAGGTCGCTGATGGCGAACTGACTGCGGCTGATCTGTATGCGCTGGAAGTGCTGGCTTTTGGCAGTCAGCAATCACCGGCCGATACCGATTTGGATTTACTGCCCGACAGCTGGGAGGCCAGCTACGGTTTAAACCCTAATGATGCGGCCGATGGCAATGACTTTAACAGTGATGCTGATACCTTAAGCAATGCTCAGGAATATTATTATCAAACCAGCCCACTATTAAGTGATAGCGATGGTGATAGCTTTAACGACAGTGATGAAGTGGCGGCCGGGTTTGATCCTTTGAATGCCACCGTCTATCTGAATGCTCCTGAGTTATGTGGTGATGGTGTCGATCAAAATGGCGATGGTCTGGAAATAGGGTATGAAGACCCTGCCGACCCACTGAGCAATATTGTTTGTGAAGAAGTGGCTGGTGTGGTGAATTACTATGTTTACGATTATAGCTACCAGACAGAAGGGCAACTCTTGTTTACTGTAGATGGCAGTGGTGATGTTACCGAAACCCGCTATCGCCATGACACAGAAAACCTGGGTGAGATTGCCAGTTACTTTATTTACCATGACAATATTTTTGCGGAGCTAAGTCTTTGGAAGGCCGTTAGCCTGACTTCTGCACCGAGTGCCAGTGATATTCATCAGTTCCTGATTGATAGAAACCGAACCGAGAGCAGAATGCATGTTCAGTTACTGGCCAATGGTTCCGCCAACTACCCTCTGGATAATGATCAATGGAGTGGGTCGGCCCATTGGGCGGTAGCCCATGAGTCCGATGAGCGCCGCCTGCAAGGGTTTATTATTGGTGCAGTCGACACCCCTTCACTCAGGCAGCGCTTCTCTATCGCTAATTTTGCTGACGTCTCAGCCAGTGGTAATTTGCAGCTGCAAATAAGTGGTTCAGATTATTCTCATGCAGGGCATGTAGATATGCGCAGCCGCTGGGTGGTTCGTTATTATAATGAGGCTGGTGGCCTGGTTGGTTCTACGTTTGTCAAAAGTTATGTGATGGACAATAGCTGGCAAGACCGTAGTTTCCTGGTTGATGTGCCTGTGGGTGCTGTCGAAGTGCAGGTGGAGTTGCAAATGACATTGATCGCCCTCAGCAAAGGCCAGAGCAGAAACGCTATTTATAATGAAGATGTGCCCGTTTATTTCGACAATATTGTGGTCTCAGCGGTCAGGAGAAATACCAAAAGCGCCATTGCTGACGAAGCCCTTAGGGATAAGGTGGTACTGTATAATTATTCCGGTGGTACACCGTTACAGGAGCCCCATTACTTCTTATACAACGATGCTGACCAGCAAACCTTCCAGATTGATGATATCGGTCTGGTCAGTGAAACCGTTTATGATCTGCAGGGTCGCGTTAGCCAGCGCCTGGTATATAGCCAGAGTGTATTAGCCGCGTTAGAGGGGTGGTTGTCCTTCCCGGGGCATGAGTCAAAAGAATTAACCGCTACCGACATTCGTGCCTTCCTGGGGGATAACCCCGGTATATCCAGTCAGCTGGATTATCACTATTCTCATACGGCAAGTATTGGCCAGACTCGGGTGATTGATTTCTCAGAGATCGTCAATGCAAGCGTGGGGACTTCTGTTGAATTTGAGGCCGTCGTCAATGTAGTTGACGGCAGTGTGGTACTGGATAGCCAGGCTAAAACCATTACCTTTACCCCCAGCGGTCACACCGGTAATGAGAGCTTTGATCTTATCCTGGCTGATGGCGCTGAAACCCTGACCATCACATTGGACTTTGAATAG
- a CDS encoding TauD/TfdA family dioxygenase: MSYQFFSEREEVQYQHFSIVPASGALGGIVSGIDLNTQLTDAAFKEIYSAFLDFKVLFFYDQAMTPEQHITFARRFGLPQGPGAVPQLEQYPQIKEQIMDEYSSIGSDVNYHADDSFRDYPSKMSILRGLKMPQGGGNTIWVDMEKAFDTLSEPMKKFLEGLSCVHNLDKTFGRGILEGAGAQAWEDMMKRNPPATHPLVITHPETGRKSIYASQLTGVRIPELSEKESDTLLAMLFEHAYQPEFQCRFSWQDNSIAMWDNRCLQHRGINDFSPAYREMNRIAIIDTIRPSTNPSAQTPLQFDANAPYINVDELYDSANKPEMSYTDGSYNNTEDKLTVVAGSSDDHADVDPAFLAKLNAKKAEFSFTPGAAAQLKKIPAMFRGAALRSVFKAAGQKGISEINMALLNEVNAKRKG; encoded by the coding sequence ATGAGTTACCAGTTTTTTTCAGAGCGAGAAGAGGTCCAGTACCAGCATTTTTCGATTGTGCCGGCATCCGGTGCCTTGGGTGGTATTGTCTCGGGCATAGATTTAAATACCCAATTGACTGACGCTGCCTTTAAAGAAATCTACAGTGCCTTTCTGGATTTTAAGGTGTTGTTTTTCTATGACCAGGCCATGACGCCGGAGCAGCATATTACTTTTGCCCGCCGTTTTGGTTTGCCCCAGGGCCCTGGTGCGGTGCCACAGTTAGAGCAATACCCGCAAATTAAAGAGCAGATTATGGATGAGTACAGCTCGATTGGTAGTGATGTTAATTACCATGCGGATGATTCCTTCCGGGACTACCCCTCCAAAATGTCGATACTGCGGGGCCTGAAAATGCCACAGGGTGGAGGTAATACAATTTGGGTCGATATGGAAAAAGCCTTTGATACCTTATCAGAACCGATGAAAAAATTTCTTGAAGGTTTAAGCTGTGTTCATAATTTGGATAAAACGTTTGGTCGCGGTATTTTAGAGGGTGCTGGCGCACAGGCATGGGAAGATATGATGAAGCGCAATCCGCCAGCGACACACCCACTGGTGATTACTCACCCCGAAACAGGGCGCAAGTCGATTTATGCCAGTCAGCTAACGGGTGTTCGCATTCCTGAGTTATCCGAAAAAGAAAGCGATACGCTGTTAGCCATGCTGTTTGAACATGCTTACCAGCCAGAGTTTCAATGCCGTTTTAGCTGGCAGGATAACTCGATAGCCATGTGGGATAATCGCTGTTTGCAGCATCGCGGTATCAACGATTTCTCACCGGCTTATCGGGAAATGAACCGTATTGCTATTATCGATACGATTCGGCCCTCCACCAACCCCTCGGCACAAACGCCGTTGCAGTTTGATGCCAATGCGCCCTATATCAATGTTGATGAGCTTTATGATTCGGCCAATAAGCCGGAGATGAGCTACACCGATGGCAGTTATAATAATACTGAGGATAAGTTGACGGTGGTTGCTGGTAGCAGCGATGACCATGCCGATGTCGACCCGGCTTTTCTGGCCAAGTTAAACGCCAAAAAGGCGGAGTTTAGCTTTACTCCGGGGGCTGCCGCCCAGCTTAAGAAGATACCGGCCATGTTCCGTGGTGCGGCATTGCGCTCTGTGTTTAAAGCAGCAGGGCAAAAAGGTATTAGCGAGATCAATATGGCTCTGTTAAATGAGGTGAATGCAAAAAGGAAAGGCTGA
- a CDS encoding SDR family NAD(P)-dependent oxidoreductase, which translates to MTDFKNILITGASSGIGEGLALMYAQEGRRLYLTGRNSERLQQVAEQCRDKGAEVFPQTLDICDQAAAATFISNADTQHPLDLIVANAGASASTGADVETAEHMRENFSVNIDGVLNTVLPVIEPMKSRGYGQIAVVSSVMGFRGFPNGASYSGSKAAMRVWGEGLRGSLSKYGIGVSVIIPAMVKSRMTDALSFQPRGAMSADRAAEIIGRGLARNKPRIGFSKGMYFIFWLLGGLPSFISDKIFHARA; encoded by the coding sequence GTGACTGATTTTAAAAATATTCTTATAACAGGGGCTTCTTCAGGTATTGGTGAAGGTCTGGCTTTAATGTATGCCCAAGAGGGTCGTCGACTGTATTTAACGGGGCGAAATAGCGAGCGATTACAGCAGGTTGCCGAGCAGTGCCGAGATAAAGGGGCTGAGGTTTTTCCTCAAACTCTGGATATCTGTGATCAGGCTGCTGCAGCAACATTTATTAGCAACGCTGATACTCAGCATCCCCTGGACCTGATTGTTGCCAATGCTGGAGCCTCCGCCAGCACCGGAGCAGATGTTGAAACGGCTGAGCATATGCGGGAAAACTTTAGCGTCAATATCGACGGCGTTTTAAACACGGTGCTGCCGGTGATTGAGCCGATGAAAAGCCGGGGCTATGGTCAAATAGCGGTAGTGAGTTCGGTGATGGGCTTTCGCGGCTTCCCCAATGGTGCGTCCTACTCGGGCAGTAAAGCTGCCATGCGAGTATGGGGTGAAGGCTTGCGGGGGTCACTGTCCAAATACGGTATTGGTGTTTCAGTGATCATTCCGGCAATGGTCAAAAGCCGGATGACCGATGCTTTGAGCTTCCAGCCTCGAGGAGCGATGAGTGCTGACAGAGCTGCTGAGATTATTGGCAGGGGGTTGGCGCGGAATAAGCCGCGTATTGGTTTTAGCAAAGGTATGTATTTTATTTTTTGGTTGCTGGGAGGCTTGCCCAGTTTTATTAGCGACAAAATTTTTCACGCGCGCGCATAA